A single window of Verrucomicrobiia bacterium DNA harbors:
- a CDS encoding L,D-transpeptidase family protein, with translation MKKISFAVLMLVLFSAPLFAQTDDSWADTHPYDSQPAPSAAGYAYGGASEAPSQSYDYGSEAPVPSPTPTESQDLFTSDTAAEPAPSETSYGTSQDTQAAQAAQQTVPEAPIDSSTAPPPNYYDQTAAPAAPAESAPEPASQSAPAYQPPPEPQQDLSEQKKADAEALAANGKYLEARNIYEELIMDSSVSEDKKDLFRDAFAEVNWKLLFSPQESPESSTHKVAPGDSLYKIAKKYGTTISLLRRVNGLKNDKIFPNQKLKVIKKAFSVHVDKSDNTLALELDGKPLKKYRVATGENNKTPVGTFKIVNKLENPTWYYAGAVVPSNSPENILGTRWLGFDFKGYGIHGTTLPDSIGKQETMGCVRMLNQEVEELYDLIPVGTSVTVDD, from the coding sequence GTGAAAAAAATTTCTTTTGCGGTATTGATGCTGGTCTTGTTCTCCGCGCCTCTTTTTGCCCAAACGGATGACTCGTGGGCCGACACCCATCCTTACGACAGCCAGCCTGCACCTTCGGCCGCAGGTTATGCGTATGGAGGCGCGAGCGAAGCTCCTTCGCAGAGCTATGATTACGGAAGCGAAGCTCCGGTCCCTTCCCCCACGCCCACGGAATCACAAGATCTTTTTACTTCGGACACCGCCGCAGAACCCGCTCCCTCGGAAACCTCGTACGGAACCTCGCAGGACACGCAGGCCGCGCAGGCCGCGCAGCAGACGGTTCCTGAAGCGCCGATAGATTCTTCGACCGCGCCGCCGCCGAACTACTACGATCAAACGGCCGCGCCTGCGGCGCCCGCCGAATCTGCGCCGGAGCCGGCGAGTCAGTCCGCGCCTGCCTACCAGCCGCCGCCGGAACCCCAGCAGGACCTTTCGGAACAGAAAAAAGCTGATGCCGAGGCCCTGGCCGCGAATGGAAAATATTTGGAAGCGCGGAATATTTACGAAGAACTCATCATGGATTCCAGCGTGAGCGAAGACAAAAAAGATCTCTTCCGCGACGCCTTCGCCGAGGTCAACTGGAAGCTTTTGTTTTCGCCGCAGGAAAGCCCTGAAAGTTCCACGCATAAGGTGGCGCCGGGCGACAGCCTTTACAAGATCGCCAAAAAATACGGAACCACGATTTCTCTTTTAAGAAGAGTCAACGGGCTCAAAAACGACAAGATTTTTCCGAACCAGAAGTTGAAGGTGATCAAGAAGGCTTTCTCCGTGCATGTCGACAAGTCGGACAATACGCTGGCGCTCGAGCTCGACGGGAAACCCCTCAAAAAATACCGGGTGGCCACGGGCGAGAACAACAAAACGCCCGTCGGAACTTTTAAAATCGTGAACAAGCTCGAAAATCCGACATGGTATTACGCGGGCGCGGTCGTGCCCTCCAACAGCCCGGAAAATATCCTGGGGACGCGCTGGCTCGGATTTGATTTCAAAGGCTACGGGATTCACGGGACCACGCTTCCGGACTCGATCGGTAAGCAGGAAACGATGGGCTGCGTCCGCATGCTGAACCAGGAAGTCGAAGAGCTGTACGACCTTATTCCGGTCGGAACGTCGGTAACCGTTGACGATTAA